The genomic stretch TTgtatgccatatgatttcatattGTACCttggacattttgaatattatgttgTGATTATCTGGATCTTGTTAAAAATCTTGTGACattgttatttgttattgttgttttcgTTAGCAGGAGATCAGCCTGGTAAGCTTCATTCTACTACAACTTGTCTCAAATTCATGATTgagtatgttatatatatatatatatatatatatatatatatatatcaaagctAAAGAAGAAACCTGAAGCCAGAAGGTAAGATTTTATACATTCAGCTATGTTCATATAATATGTTCTCAGGCTGCAATATCTCCTGTCTATTATGAACCCATAAAAATTAGTGTCAAATAACTTGCTGAAATATTGATACTAACCCGTATCTATGGCAGATTCTAAATCTTTTGAATAGAGCACTTGGGCAAACTGAGCTATATTATTTTCCCCTCCACTCCTAAATACGATTTTCTTTTGCTGATCTGAATGGTTGATAGGGCCTGTGAGCAACTAGGTATAAGTGAAGATTAGGGTTCTGTGTGGATTCCAGTGGAGAGAATTCATACAGGGCTTTCTGCACTGTAGGTTTGGCACGCACTTGACAAAGTTCCATATATCTTATGTAAGTACTATAAGTGAAACTTATTGACAGCATCAGTACTCTTAAGTCTCTGGCCACGTAGGGGAATGTCAACTTCAGCCCCACATGCCAGGTCTCTGTTGAGACTGGAGGCAGCCTGAAGGAACCATTAAGCAACTACAGAAATCTATAGAGCAAGGAACATAAAGAGCTAAAatcattataaggaaaaaaatatatttccctctctttagaagataagaaataatatttacaaaggtCACAGATTTTTCTGTAGTCACAACTCTTGGAAGCTACAGTAAAACACAAGGTGATATTGAGGACAGTTATTTCCTGAAGAAAAGTAATTGTTACCCCACtaacaaccaaaaaaaacagaGTCAAACTCTGCATAAtacataagtagaaaaaaaaagttttccctttCAGATTTATGAggaaattcaaaatttattaggaaaacagagaagcaaattgagcataaaattacaaaaacaagcGCTATAGCAACGTCATCTTGTTGGAATATGAATTCACAGGTTGAGTTTTATATTCTTCCAGACATTAAGTGACATCAGTTCCAGATATCAGACTTTTAGCAAATCATGTCAGAAGTTTACAGGGTAGTGTAGAAAAAACATCACTTAGGGGTGAGGCAGAAAATTTGTGTGGTTCAGAACTGCTGAATTATTAAGTGATGGTTCAGAGGGTGAATTTCTCATGGTGCTCTCAGTAGTAATAGCCACAGCCAGAACCAAAGCCGTAGCCACAGCCTAGTCTGCGAAAGCCACAGCCATAGCAGGAGCCATAGCCACAGCCCAGGCCTCCATAGCCGCAGCCTCCATAGCCACAGCCTCCGTAGCCGCAGCCTCCGTAGCCACAGCCTCCATAACCACAGCCTCCATAGCCGCAGCCTCCATAAGAGTTTCCGTAGTAGCTTCCACACATGGTGTTGGTTGTTGAGGTTGTGCTTGGCTAGAGAAGGCGAGGAGAAGTGTCACTTCACTGTGGACAATTCCCCTGCGGAAGGCCTTTTATATGTCTTCACCCACCACACATGTCTTGTCATTGGCTAATTTGTAGGACCAATGTGAGTAATTTGTTGACTTCTGGTTTTAGACATGGCTTCAGAGGCGATAACAAGATCTGTTTCGTTTCACCACATCTGAACCAGTTTGTGGGCCTTTAATGAGAATCAGTTGTCTCAGCCTCAAAGCTGTACTCACAAGATCTTTAGTTGCCCTTTGTAACCAATCTCCATGGCAAGAAATAGCTTTTTTATTGACAAACTCTGACCTGCTCCCAACAAATAATTTTACCTTCATGGTATTGACATTCAGCAGATCATACTATTCTACCTTAACCTCAAATCTCTCCACCTGTTATTACCTCCCACTCCAAACCTATTATTTTCCATGAGGGATTCTTCCCATTTTCATGTGAGCAATGCTTTACCACTAAAAGCCAAAATTTGTTACTTGGCTTCATGAAACTtttgataaaaaacaaatagtttGGTATTCGGAAATACTTAGACTTTCTCATTCGCATTAATGTTTCTTAAGCTTTTAGCACtctatttttaaagcatgaaatattttcctcatgGTTTCAAATTTATATCCTGAATTCACAgtgaggaaaaagggaaatgatGAGATTTCAATTGATCTATGCAATgacattttcatgaaatattttttaaagaattagatgTTTATACTCTTTGTGATCTGATGGGAGtatggcatttttaatttaaaacgaTAATACTGGCAGAGATAATGTCTCATGGAACCTACTAGATTTTCCCTAATAAATAAACTCTTGGTAAAATATCCCATACCATGGGAAATATGAGAAACACATTGctactattataattattatgttaTTGCTTTTACTACAATGAAGTTCATTGTTGAATTCAATGATAAAGTCAAATAACCACTTTGAACTTCTATGTTCCTAGAAAAATCAAATCATAGGAGTCAATAGAGCATGTTTGATATGTATAAACTGAGTGTTACTTTATGTTTTCACATATTTACTaaatttttcttcaggaaaaattttaatttaatttttactaaatataAGCTCCTTtggaagcatatttttaaaatgtatattcattaaTCTCCACCATTTCTCTGTGTGAAGGTATGTGTATTGTATCTGTGTGTgggcatgcatgtgtgtgtgtgtgtgtgtgtgtgtgcagctgccacttttcttttaaagggGGTTGGGGCACTTCAAATCTTTTCCACTTGCAGGGACAAAGCCCTCAGTCTGAATGCAAGGGGTTTCAGTAGGAGACTTCCAGCATGACTAAAATGATTAATGCAAAGGAATATGGTTGACTTATACAGGTATCTATTTCCTATAAGAATCTGGAGATTCAATCTGCTTGTTGACCTACCTACAAAAAGTTAGGATGAAAGATAATCGCAATAACTTAGGGGTCTTTGTATAAGAAAGCAAATCTCACCTAGGGAGAAGATAGAAGGAATCTGAAGTAAAACATCAATGAACATGTGTATAAAGCCTTTTACCCAGTATTAGAAATAACTAACTCTGCCTGCCCTGAGAGTAATGGATATTCCTAATGAGGCAAACTAAAAGGAGGTAATCTGAATACTTTTCTTTAAGTTGTCTGTGTTTGAGGGGTTTACATATGAACACACATACGTTCTGATAGAATAAATCTCTAGTTTCAGTAGTGGGTGTGCATAGATCAATCTTTTTATGAAAGGAACTAGCAGCTCCAAATCAGAAGATCAATCCAGGGATGCGTAATGACTCCAGCTTTCACAAAAAGACAAGGGAAACACTAtcggccatttttttttttaagtttagaatgTTTAAGAGCCACATAATTTAGAAAAGCATAGCAAGCATCCATGCAAATGGCAAAATccgagaaaagaaaatacatttgtcatGAAAGAGTCGATATCCAAATGTAAACATTCATTAAAGGCAGAAAAATACGAATATGGGGTGAGATGGAGGGCAAATTCAGAAATTCTAAAATCTCGACTAAAAGgctaatgagaaaaatgatacaaaaatatcctgcgccgggctctgcgctgacagctccgagcccggagcctgcttccaattctgtctccgtccctctctgcccctccctcactctccctgtctctctctctctctctctcaaaaataaaatgaaaacattaaacaactttttaaaagaatcgtACACACGCAAGGTGACAAACAGAGAAGAGGAGCAGGGAAACATTTAAGGGACTTTTCAGGAGGGGAGTTCCTATTTAGCTTCATCATCAGACATTAATAATTAAAAGATACTAATATTTAAATGTCCCGGGAGTTGCTTTGCCTTTCCTGGGGAAAATAGCACCCAGGAAATATTACCTAAGATATTCTCTAAAACAGTATTACCTAcacaatattttacatttacatacaGGAGACAAAAATCAGGTAGTGCTGAGAACTGCCGCTTGAGTCTGTTACTCCTCTTTACTTTTTCGCGGGTGTAAAATGTCAATGGTTTTTACCACATCTCAGAGTCTTTCTGAGGATTATGTGAGGTAACGCACCCAAGGGGTTTCACGCAGTAACTGCTCTGTGGTAAACAGCTAGTAAGTGCTGTGGAATggtcattattattaaaataacaattatacaTTGTTACACAGAGTTCTGGCGTAAGAATTCCAAGAACAGCCCCAGGCAAGATAAACAGACAATATTCCCATGTATACAAAGAAGCAGAAGATACACCATGCATATGATAGTGCATGATACCCCATCGACAACAGTTATTAAATTCCAGGCATGgtttaaatgctttacatgtcTTAACACATTTCATTCCCATAAAAGCACTAAAATGTAGGTGGTGATTTTTATATTAGAATGGCaaggcccaagaatttgcataaTTTGCCCAATGTCATAGGCAGCCGTGTGATGGAATCGAAGTCTCACACAGTGCAATGTTGCTGGAAGCCGAGCtctcccagcctgagtggcagggcccgggctgtggacggattggtgactgcaggcGGCCCGCCGACAGCGAAGCTTCTTGtcctcccgcttttaggtaatttggccttaataaagtacctggggtattgtctgttggggaatggccctcggcaggccccctggAAAAAGAACCATCAGGGAAGAAAATAAGTTTCcgcaagaaattgtgcggccttacgtctagcccttgccatcccctaaggagactcctctacttacaggaaggatagcctcatgcctttgccagcaaagagggcccgtaaaggagagacatatggatttgaaagccccactccggcaactAAAGAGTatatctctgggcacaggtgacttcaacccctaggcccacctggccccccggaggcattccagatgatgactgaacgtagtcggttaaggtacagaatggttcattggttcctaggtgcactGTCTTTCTGAGAATGTATggggcatgggtttctaaggctttttcggcccctttctggcacctcggaccgaggCAAACACActgttcttctggcctcatgtggttaggaggtcatgtccctgtaactgttccacttgaggtgttgagaaatggagggcctttcatGAGAACAGCAGAGCAAATGCTTTGTAGGTTCTAGATAAACacagatgcataatggaataatgtaagaaattaatcaagaATCAAAGGGTATGCAAGAACTTTACGAGAAAATCGCcctgttatttcttaaaggttgatcacacataggaacatttttaaaatgaggcaatgttagaaaaacatagatgatgtatgttacaaggaaatcactagcatatataatgccacgtttgctacaataaatcagccagttcaacacactgctgttgtctgtgtctctttttatttttgtttcagttttatttgcACCTTTTTGCGACGCTGTTCATCCtttgggaacccctggacctgctggagctggactctggCACAATGTATTTATACATACTTTTTGTCTCGTGAGACAGCCTAGGAGTTGCGATTCCTGCTATAATAATGGATTATTTATAATGGAAATCCATGAATTTACACTGATGTAAATAAaggaataatgaagcagaaggaaaaagttCCTTGCAGTAGAATGCCAGCCAATGtaatgaaaaaagatgaaaatcagaaaaatcaacatttgcaatccatcatcatcataaataattcaggcaaggaagaaaaataagtgcCAAGACTAATGATCAATTTGGGGATTTGAATGGAATATTTATAAAGTCACAAAATATCTCTACCAAAATACTTCTTAATGGCTagcagaataataaaaatacctttcaagTAGAGAAACCTGGTCCTCACCATAAGGATCAAGTATAAAATTATCACCATCAGTATTGGAACAAATCAACTTCAAGTGTGAACCGATAGagtataatgaaaagaaaacatttgcactCCCTTTATTTGCTTGACAAAATGCATAATCTTTTTCTAaagtagttaaattttttttggtttatttatttttgagagagagagagacagagagagacacacacagagtgagagaaggggaggggcagagagagagggagacacagaatccaaagcaagatccaggctctgagttgtcagcacagagcctgacacggggatcgaactcatgaactgtgagatcctgactggAGGCAAAGTCAaccacctaaccaactgagccacccaggcaccctacataACCTTgttctaatcatgaggaaacattagGCAAATCAGAACTGAGgaatattctaaaagaaaaagcaatctcTTGTAATCTGTAAGAATATTAGGGTCATAGAAGAGACTAGACAGCGTGACAACTGGGTGCACTGTGTGACCCCAGATTAGATTATTTTTCTACGAGACCATTGTTAGAGCAATTAATTCCTGGAATGAATTTTGTagaaatgaagaggcagaggcagactgaatggggcggggggaagcTGAGTTGGCTGTAGGCTCAGTGGAGGGCTCAGGAAACAATATGGGAGTTTCTGAAGTTGGGATTTCCCAGAAGAGTAGTTGGAGATTGGGGCGAGAAGGCATGTCATTATACCCTACACTGATCCATCACGGGAGGCTGGCTGCAGGAAACAGGTATTGTCTTGTGCCAGGGGTACTCTTCAGCTGAAGGCACTTTGCTTGTAACACCCCAGTAAATGGAGAGTCATGTCTTCATTGCTGAAAAAGATACAGTACTATTGCCCCCCAAAATTCGAGGAAATGGGGATCCAAGGTGAATGCACAACATTCAAACTTACATGTGTTAGGGGTATAAGcatcataaatgtaaaaaaaaaatagtgtaaagtTCTTGAGTAATTCACCTATTACCCAGGATTCTCAGAGATACAATTTTGATACTTCATAGGTGGAATTTTGGTCTCAGGATTTATTATAAGGCACAAAGTTGCCTTATGTGCACTCAGTGCTTGCTTGACCTTTCGGTTTCCTAACTTTTGGCATATCTAATGATCTTAAtctttgtttcagaaaatattggtttatgaggggcacctgagtggctcagtcggtgaagcgtccaactttggcttaggtcatgatctcatggttcgtgagttcaagcccc from Panthera uncia isolate 11264 chromosome C2, Puncia_PCG_1.0, whole genome shotgun sequence encodes the following:
- the LOC125921505 gene encoding keratin-associated protein 6-3-like, whose translation is MKPSTTSTTNTMCGSYYGNSYGGCGYGGCGYGGCGYGGCGYGGCGYGGCGYGGLGCGYGSCYGCGFRRLGCGYGFGSGCGYYY